A window of Choloepus didactylus isolate mChoDid1 chromosome 23, mChoDid1.pri, whole genome shotgun sequence contains these coding sequences:
- the PXMP2 gene encoding peroxisomal membrane protein 2 isoform X1, whose product MLTKAATSGILSALGNYLAQLIEKNRRKEKRSQNLDVIGPLRYAIYGFFCTGPLSHCFYLLVERWIPAEAPLAGVQRLLLERARFAPACLLLFFLSMDLLEGRSMAAFSTKMREGFWPALRTNWEVWTPVQFINLNYVPLQGPGHKSETQHIAALLTETEDTQLDPGGRRCSLQEPGVPTHSPLKAHSGPSPPTPCLVSAELVSAGCFLPTWCLLWYAYLASLRKGGWPGENARCTEQSGKYPPLASM is encoded by the exons TGGCATTTTGTCAGCACTTGGGAACTACCTGGCCCAGCTAATTGAGAAGAACCGGAGAAAAGAAAAACGCTCTCAAAACCTAGATGTCATTGGACCGCTCAGATATGCCATTTATGG GTTCTTCTGCACAGGGCCGCTGAGCCACTGCTTCTACCTGCTCGTGGAGCGCTGGATCCCTGCCGAGGCCCCCCTGGCAGGTGTCCAGAGGCTGCTCCTGGAGCGCGCCCGCTTTGCGCCGGCCTGCCTGCTGCTCTTCTTCCTGAGCATGGACCTCCTGgag GGAAGAAGCATGGCCGCCTTCTCCACCAAGATGAGGGAAGGTTTCTGGCCAGCGCTGCGGACGAACTGGGAAGTCTGGACACCCGTGCAGTTCATTAACCTCAACTACGTCCCTCTGCAG GGCCCCGGACACAAATCAGAGACCCAGCATATTGCTGCACTCCTAACCGAGACTGAGGACACACAGCTGGATCCTGGGGGAAGGCGCTGCAGTCTGCAGGAACCCGGGGTGCCCACACACTCTCCCCTAAAGGCGCACAGCGGGCCCTCTCCCCCAACCCCGTGCCTCGTTTCTGCCGAGCTGGTCAG TGCCGGGTGCTTTTTGCCAACCTGGTGTCTCCTCTGGTATGCCTACCTTGCCTCTCTGAGGAAGGGAGGATGGCCTGGGGAGAATGCCAGATGCACAGAACAGTCCGGGAAGTATCCTCCGCTGGCCAGCATGTGA
- the PXMP2 gene encoding peroxisomal membrane protein 2 isoform X2, translated as MLTKAATSGILSALGNYLAQLIEKNRRKEKRSQNLDVIGPLRYAIYGYEEVKGRSMAAFSTKMREGFWPALRTNWEVWTPVQFINLNYVPLQGPGHKSETQHIAALLTETEDTQLDPGGRRCSLQEPGVPTHSPLKAHSGPSPPTPCLVSAELVSAGCFLPTWCLLWYAYLASLRKGGWPGENARCTEQSGKYPPLASM; from the exons TGGCATTTTGTCAGCACTTGGGAACTACCTGGCCCAGCTAATTGAGAAGAACCGGAGAAAAGAAAAACGCTCTCAAAACCTAGATGTCATTGGACCGCTCAGATATGCCATTTATGG ATATGAAGAAGTGAAG GGAAGAAGCATGGCCGCCTTCTCCACCAAGATGAGGGAAGGTTTCTGGCCAGCGCTGCGGACGAACTGGGAAGTCTGGACACCCGTGCAGTTCATTAACCTCAACTACGTCCCTCTGCAG GGCCCCGGACACAAATCAGAGACCCAGCATATTGCTGCACTCCTAACCGAGACTGAGGACACACAGCTGGATCCTGGGGGAAGGCGCTGCAGTCTGCAGGAACCCGGGGTGCCCACACACTCTCCCCTAAAGGCGCACAGCGGGCCCTCTCCCCCAACCCCGTGCCTCGTTTCTGCCGAGCTGGTCAG TGCCGGGTGCTTTTTGCCAACCTGGTGTCTCCTCTGGTATGCCTACCTTGCCTCTCTGAGGAAGGGAGGATGGCCTGGGGAGAATGCCAGATGCACAGAACAGTCCGGGAAGTATCCTCCGCTGGCCAGCATGTGA
- the PXMP2 gene encoding peroxisomal membrane protein 2 isoform X3, translating to MLTKAATSGILSALGNYLAQLIEKNRRKEKRSQNLDVIGPLRYAIYGFFCTGPLSHCFYLLVERWIPAEAPLAGVQRLLLERARFAPACLLLFFLSMDLLEGRSMAAFSTKMREGFWPALRTNWEVWTPVQFINLNYVPLQCRVLFANLVSPLVCLPCLSEEGRMAWGECQMHRTVREVSSAGQHVRAESASQEFI from the exons TGGCATTTTGTCAGCACTTGGGAACTACCTGGCCCAGCTAATTGAGAAGAACCGGAGAAAAGAAAAACGCTCTCAAAACCTAGATGTCATTGGACCGCTCAGATATGCCATTTATGG GTTCTTCTGCACAGGGCCGCTGAGCCACTGCTTCTACCTGCTCGTGGAGCGCTGGATCCCTGCCGAGGCCCCCCTGGCAGGTGTCCAGAGGCTGCTCCTGGAGCGCGCCCGCTTTGCGCCGGCCTGCCTGCTGCTCTTCTTCCTGAGCATGGACCTCCTGgag GGAAGAAGCATGGCCGCCTTCTCCACCAAGATGAGGGAAGGTTTCTGGCCAGCGCTGCGGACGAACTGGGAAGTCTGGACACCCGTGCAGTTCATTAACCTCAACTACGTCCCTCTGCAG TGCCGGGTGCTTTTTGCCAACCTGGTGTCTCCTCTGGTATGCCTACCTTGCCTCTCTGAGGAAGGGAGGATGGCCTGGGGAGAATGCCAGATGCACAGAACAGTCCGGGAAGTATCCTCCGCTGGCCAGCATGTGAGAGCAGAATCAGCAAGCCAGGAATTTATCTGA